One stretch of Vogesella indigofera DNA includes these proteins:
- a CDS encoding cobyric acid synthase, translating to MSTQPWPYPTLMVQGCTSDAGKSTVVAALCRLLADRGLRVAPFKPQNMALNSAVTVDGGEIGRAQALQAVAARVAPHSDMNPVLLKPSSDTGAQVIIHGQVRADMNARDYHHYKTTAMQAVLESYGRLSQQYDAVMVEGAGSPAEINLRERDIANMGFAEAVDCPVILVADIDRGGVFAHLTGTLDCLSQSERDRVIGFVINRFRGDISLLQGGLDWLEAKTGKPVLAVLPYLHGLMLDAEDAVQTQQQKGDFNIVVPVLPRISNHTDFDALRAHPGVNLHFVGPDAPKPPADLVILPGSKNTRADMAFLQAQGWPQYLQRHLRYGGKLLGICGGYQMLGQHIHDPLGVEGKPGSSTGLSYLAIDTTLAAAKTLTRREGRFVNADAAVSGYEIHMGISHGADCERPVFMLDDGSVDGAVSPDGQIMGSYLHGLFDHPDACQTLLHWAGMDNATGVDLAALREASIVRLAEASEGLYQRLAETNTRLDLSPSANNTLSI from the coding sequence ATGAGCACCCAACCCTGGCCCTACCCCACGCTGATGGTGCAAGGCTGCACCTCGGACGCCGGCAAGAGCACCGTGGTCGCCGCGCTGTGCCGGCTGCTGGCCGACCGTGGCCTGCGCGTCGCCCCGTTCAAGCCGCAGAACATGGCGCTCAACAGCGCCGTCACCGTCGACGGCGGCGAGATCGGCCGCGCGCAGGCGCTGCAGGCCGTCGCCGCGCGCGTGGCGCCGCACAGCGACATGAACCCGGTGCTGCTCAAGCCCAGCTCCGACACCGGCGCGCAGGTCATCATCCACGGCCAGGTGCGCGCCGACATGAACGCGCGCGACTACCACCACTACAAGACCACCGCGATGCAGGCGGTGCTGGAATCCTACGGCCGTCTGAGCCAGCAGTACGACGCGGTGATGGTGGAAGGTGCCGGCAGTCCGGCCGAGATCAACCTGCGCGAGCGCGACATCGCCAACATGGGCTTTGCCGAGGCGGTGGACTGCCCGGTGATCCTCGTCGCCGACATCGACCGCGGCGGCGTGTTCGCCCACCTCACCGGCACGCTGGACTGCCTGAGCCAGTCCGAACGCGACCGCGTGATCGGCTTCGTCATCAACCGCTTCCGCGGCGACATCAGCCTGCTGCAAGGTGGCCTCGACTGGCTGGAAGCCAAGACCGGCAAGCCGGTGCTGGCGGTGCTGCCCTACCTGCACGGCCTGATGCTGGACGCCGAAGACGCGGTGCAGACGCAGCAGCAAAAAGGCGACTTCAACATCGTGGTGCCGGTGCTGCCGCGCATCAGCAACCACACCGACTTCGACGCGCTGCGCGCCCACCCCGGCGTCAACCTGCACTTCGTCGGCCCCGACGCGCCGAAGCCGCCGGCCGACCTGGTGATCCTGCCCGGCAGCAAGAACACCCGCGCCGACATGGCCTTTTTGCAGGCACAAGGTTGGCCGCAATACCTGCAGCGCCACCTGCGCTACGGCGGCAAGCTGCTCGGCATCTGCGGCGGCTACCAGATGCTGGGCCAGCACATCCACGACCCGCTGGGGGTGGAAGGCAAGCCCGGCAGCAGCACGGGCCTCAGCTACCTCGCCATCGACACCACGCTGGCCGCCGCCAAGACCCTCACCCGCCGCGAAGGCCGCTTCGTCAACGCCGACGCCGCGGTGAGCGGCTACGAAATCCACATGGGCATCAGCCACGGCGCGGACTGCGAGCGGCCGGTATTCATGCTCGACGACGGCAGCGTCGACGGCGCCGTCAGCCCCGACGGCCAGATCATGGGCAGCTATTTGCACGGGCTGTTCGACCATCCTGATGCATGTCAAACGCTATTACATTGGGCTGGCATGGACAATGCCACGGGGGTAGACTTGGCTGCGCTGCGCGAGGCGAGCATTGTGAGGTTGGCGGAGGCGAGTGAGGGGTTGTATCAGAGGCTGGCAGAGACAAATACCCGGCTGGATTTGTCTCCGAGCGCAAACAACACACTAAGTATCTGA
- a CDS encoding ABC transporter substrate-binding protein has protein sequence MSHYQRIACLCTEAVETLYLLGAQDLIAGISGFTVYPPEARQDKPKISGFSSGKLEKILAVDPDLVVAFSSLQSDIVKEVVDAGVDVQHFNHRDIAGVLRMVRVLGSLTGKEAAAQTLAATLQATIDDAAAESAANDAAGLPRPLVYFEEWPDPIITGIGWVGELIELAGGRDAYAEHAPFVRAKQRIVADPLSVAARAPDLIVGSWCGKRFRPETVLERDGWQDVPAVKNAARGHIIEIKSADILAPGPTLITRGLPQLQALIRQWHADRAAGALA, from the coding sequence ATGAGCCACTACCAACGCATTGCCTGCCTGTGCACCGAAGCCGTCGAAACGCTGTACCTGCTCGGCGCGCAGGACCTGATCGCCGGCATCTCCGGCTTTACCGTCTACCCGCCCGAGGCGCGCCAGGACAAGCCGAAGATCAGCGGCTTTTCCAGCGGCAAGCTGGAGAAGATCCTCGCCGTCGATCCCGATCTGGTGGTGGCGTTTTCCAGCCTGCAGAGCGACATCGTCAAGGAAGTGGTCGACGCCGGCGTCGACGTGCAGCACTTCAACCACCGTGACATCGCCGGCGTGCTGCGCATGGTGCGGGTGCTGGGCAGCCTGACCGGCAAGGAGGCGGCGGCGCAAACGTTGGCCGCAACACTGCAGGCCACCATCGACGACGCCGCAGCCGAGAGCGCGGCCAACGATGCCGCCGGCCTGCCGCGGCCGCTGGTGTACTTCGAGGAGTGGCCGGACCCGATCATCACCGGCATCGGCTGGGTCGGCGAGCTGATCGAGCTGGCCGGCGGCCGCGACGCCTACGCCGAGCACGCACCGTTCGTGCGCGCCAAACAGCGCATCGTCGCCGACCCGCTGAGCGTCGCCGCGCGCGCGCCGGACCTGATCGTCGGCAGCTGGTGCGGCAAACGTTTCCGCCCGGAAACGGTGCTGGAACGAGACGGCTGGCAGGACGTACCCGCCGTCAAGAATGCCGCGCGCGGCCACATCATCGAGATCAAGTCCGCCGACATCCTCGCCCCCGGCCCGACCCTGATCACCCGCGGCCTGCCGCAACTGCAGGCGCTGATCCGGCAGTGGCACGCCGACCGCGCCGCCGGAGCGCTGGCATGA
- a CDS encoding cobalamin-binding protein codes for MKRLLPLLACLPALAAPVSVIDDQGSRVTLPAPAQRVISLAPHVTELAFAAGGGARLIAVDDNSDYPEAAKALPKAGSFRAIDLERIVAAKPDLLLVWLHGPSARQLEPLRQLGIPLFYSQPKRFADIPSNLRRIGQLLGSSAQAEQAARRFEQDLAALRQQQQGKSKLSVFYQVWDKPLYTLNGQHIVSDAIALCGGINIFARLPVTAPVVTDEAVIAANPQVILSAAMRHNDDLLKRWQRMPGIAAVQNRQLHQVNGDLLNRPTPRMIEGTRQLCAKLDLARR; via the coding sequence ATGAAACGACTCCTCCCGCTGCTGGCCTGCCTGCCGGCACTGGCCGCACCGGTCAGCGTCATCGACGACCAAGGCAGCCGCGTCACGCTGCCGGCACCGGCGCAGCGCGTGATCAGCCTGGCGCCGCACGTCACCGAGCTGGCCTTTGCCGCCGGTGGCGGTGCCCGCCTGATCGCCGTCGACGACAACAGCGACTACCCCGAGGCCGCCAAGGCGCTGCCCAAGGCCGGCAGCTTCCGCGCCATCGACCTGGAGCGCATCGTCGCCGCCAAGCCCGACCTGCTGCTGGTATGGTTGCACGGCCCGTCGGCGCGGCAGCTGGAGCCGCTGCGCCAGCTCGGCATCCCGCTGTTCTACAGCCAGCCGAAGCGCTTTGCCGACATCCCGTCCAACCTGCGCCGCATCGGCCAGCTGCTGGGCAGCAGCGCGCAGGCGGAACAGGCGGCGCGCCGCTTCGAACAGGATCTGGCCGCGCTGCGCCAGCAGCAGCAGGGCAAGAGCAAGCTCAGCGTGTTCTACCAGGTGTGGGACAAGCCGCTATACACCCTCAACGGCCAGCACATCGTCAGCGACGCCATCGCGCTGTGCGGCGGCATCAACATCTTCGCCCGGCTGCCGGTCACCGCGCCGGTGGTCACCGACGAGGCGGTGATCGCCGCCAACCCGCAGGTGATCCTGTCCGCCGCCATGCGCCACAACGACGATCTGCTCAAGCGCTGGCAGCGCATGCCCGGTATCGCCGCGGTGCAAAACCGCCAGCTGCACCAGGTCAACGGTGACCTGCTCAACCGCCCGACACCGCGCATGATCGAAGGCACGCGCCAGCTGTGTGCCAAGCTCGACCTCGCCCGCCGCTAA
- the cobD gene encoding threonine-phosphate decarboxylase CobD, producing MNKLRPLHGGNLHAAIATYGGEPADWIDLSAALNPRPYPVPAVPSALWHTLPQPDAGFPAAACAYYGAANLLPVAGSQAAIQALPRLRPPGSVAVAHPSYGEHGWRWARHGHAVSRHAHADIGELAGHVDVLILCNPDNPSGAHYPAASVLRWAEQQAARGGWLLVDEAFADVCPELSVTAHAGRLPGLIVLRSPGKFFGLAGLRLGFVAAEAAILQQLDEELGPWTIPGAVQHIATAALRDGAWQQQARADLAARRARLAALLAAQQLPHAGCDLFAGGEYAPAAALQQHLATQHIWCRLFTEPQPRFRLGLPADEPHWQRLAAALASFRDKDFTT from the coding sequence ATGAACAAGCTGCGCCCGCTGCACGGCGGCAATCTGCACGCTGCCATCGCCACTTACGGCGGCGAGCCTGCCGACTGGATCGACCTGTCCGCCGCGCTCAACCCGCGGCCCTACCCGGTGCCGGCCGTGCCGAGCGCGCTGTGGCACACGCTGCCGCAGCCGGATGCCGGTTTCCCCGCCGCCGCCTGCGCCTATTACGGTGCGGCCAACCTTCTGCCCGTCGCCGGCAGCCAGGCGGCGATCCAGGCGCTACCGCGGCTGCGACCGCCCGGCAGCGTCGCCGTCGCCCACCCCAGCTACGGCGAACACGGCTGGCGCTGGGCGCGGCACGGCCACGCCGTCAGCCGCCATGCCCACGCCGACATCGGCGAGTTGGCCGGCCACGTCGACGTGCTGATCCTGTGCAATCCGGACAACCCGTCCGGTGCGCACTACCCGGCGGCCAGCGTGCTGCGGTGGGCGGAGCAACAGGCCGCGCGCGGCGGCTGGCTGCTGGTGGACGAGGCGTTTGCCGATGTCTGCCCCGAGCTGTCGGTCACCGCTCACGCCGGCCGCCTGCCCGGCCTGATCGTGCTGCGCTCGCCGGGCAAGTTCTTCGGTCTCGCCGGCCTGCGCCTGGGCTTTGTCGCCGCCGAGGCCGCCATCCTGCAGCAGCTGGACGAGGAGCTGGGGCCGTGGACCATCCCCGGCGCGGTGCAGCACATCGCCACCGCCGCGCTGCGCGATGGCGCCTGGCAGCAGCAGGCGCGGGCCGATCTCGCCGCGCGCCGCGCCAGGTTGGCCGCACTGCTGGCCGCGCAGCAACTGCCGCACGCCGGCTGCGACCTGTTCGCCGGCGGCGAGTACGCGCCCGCCGCCGCGCTGCAGCAGCATCTAGCGACACAACACATCTGGTGCCGGCTGTTTACCGAGCCGCAGCCGCGCTTCCGCCTCGGCCTGCCGGCCGACGAACCCCACTGGCAACGGCTGGCCGCCGCGCTGGCCAGCTTTCGTGACAAGGATTTCACTACATGA
- a CDS encoding GNAT family N-acetyltransferase codes for MKQPYSLRRYQPADSAVLRNIFHAAVHQRAARHYSAAQCAAWAPASYDHTAWQQHLQARQPWLLCDGTRIIGFADLQPDGLIDLFFVHPAAGGQGAGTQLMQHLLHEAQRLGLPALHARVSLAAEAFFLRHGFSVQQRRIVTLRGQQLENCLMQRLLP; via the coding sequence ATGAAGCAACCGTACTCGCTACGCCGCTACCAGCCGGCAGACAGCGCGGTGTTGCGCAACATCTTTCATGCCGCCGTGCACCAGCGTGCGGCGCGGCATTACAGCGCGGCGCAGTGTGCGGCATGGGCGCCGGCAAGCTACGATCACACCGCCTGGCAGCAGCATTTGCAAGCCCGCCAGCCGTGGCTGCTGTGTGACGGCACGCGCATCATCGGCTTTGCCGACCTGCAGCCGGACGGGCTGATCGACCTGTTCTTTGTCCACCCCGCTGCTGGCGGCCAGGGCGCCGGCACGCAGCTGATGCAGCACCTGCTGCACGAGGCGCAGCGCCTGGGGCTGCCGGCGCTGCACGCCCGTGTCAGCCTGGCGGCGGAAGCGTTTTTCCTGCGCCACGGTTTCAGCGTGCAGCAGCGCCGCATCGTCACCCTGCGTGGCCAGCAACTGGAAAACTGCCTGATGCAAAGGCTCCTGCCATGA
- the cbiB gene encoding adenosylcobinamide-phosphate synthase CbiB — MLSGAALMVAALLLDRLLGEPRRYHPLVGFGNAANLVETRLNRGRARIARGLLAWLLLVLPLPLALTWLLAQLPVPAATALSVAVLYFTLGRQSLLEHTRPIGAALLAGDLPQARALTSRIVSRDLRHADEAAVTLAAAESLLENGHDAVFGALFWFAVGGAPAALAFRLANTLDAMWGYRNPRFERFGKVAARADDVLGFVPARLTALAYALAGHTRLALRCWRTQAPQWDSPNAGPVMAAGAGALAIRLGGAASYHGQLEMRPTLGDGATPAAAADIARAAQLLDRALLLWLLGAIAL; from the coding sequence GTGCTGAGCGGCGCCGCGCTGATGGTGGCAGCGCTGCTGCTCGATCGCCTGCTGGGCGAGCCGCGCCGCTACCACCCGCTGGTCGGCTTCGGCAATGCGGCCAACCTGGTCGAGACGCGGCTGAACCGCGGCCGCGCCCGCATCGCGCGCGGCCTGCTCGCCTGGCTGCTGCTGGTGCTGCCGCTGCCACTGGCCCTGACCTGGCTGCTGGCGCAACTGCCGGTGCCGGCGGCCACCGCCCTCAGCGTGGCGGTGCTGTACTTCACCCTCGGCCGGCAAAGCCTGCTCGAGCACACCCGCCCCATCGGCGCGGCGCTGCTGGCCGGCGACCTGCCGCAGGCGCGCGCGCTGACCAGCCGCATCGTCAGCCGCGACCTGCGCCACGCCGACGAGGCCGCCGTCACCCTCGCCGCCGCCGAATCGCTGCTGGAAAACGGTCACGACGCGGTGTTCGGCGCGCTGTTCTGGTTTGCCGTCGGCGGTGCCCCGGCCGCGCTGGCGTTCCGCCTCGCCAACACCCTGGACGCGATGTGGGGCTACCGCAACCCGCGTTTCGAACGCTTCGGCAAGGTCGCCGCCCGCGCCGACGACGTGCTGGGCTTCGTGCCGGCACGGCTGACCGCGCTGGCCTACGCGCTGGCCGGCCACACCCGCCTCGCGCTGCGCTGCTGGCGCACACAAGCGCCGCAGTGGGACAGCCCCAACGCCGGCCCCGTGATGGCCGCCGGCGCCGGCGCGCTGGCGATCCGCCTGGGCGGCGCCGCCAGCTACCACGGCCAGCTGGAAATGCGGCCAACCCTGGGCGACGGCGCCACGCCCGCCGCCGCCGCCGACATCGCCCGCGCCGCGCAGCTGCTGGACCGGGCGTTGCTGCTGTGGCTGCTGGGAGCAATCGCGCTATGA
- a CDS encoding cobyrinate a,c-diamide synthase: MSCKALLLSAIASGQGKTTVTAALARKLARAGQRVRVFKTGPDFIDPMLLAAASGSCVDVLDLWMCTEAQCHALLAEAARECDYLLIEGVMGLYDGQPSSADLARHFGVPVLAVLDCSAMVGTALAIARGLRDHGQLPWAGMLANRVASPGHADMIRACGTAELPVVGHLPRQAESHPERHLGLHLPSELPDLAARLDALADALQLDDAVLASLPEFAPAPQTQPALPPLLAGKTIAIARDAAFAFLYAANLRTLTGMGATLAFFSPLADEAIPAGADAVWLPGGYPELHAATLAGNQRWQHSVQAFAASGKPLWAECGGMMALTESLTDTDGHSHTMAGVLPGSVCMGKKLAALGSQGWPHAAGELRGHTFHYSSFDTPLAPLAHCQRKDGRAGGEAVYRHGSVQASYFHAYFASNPAAAAALLLPPCGAAPC; this comes from the coding sequence ATGAGCTGCAAAGCCCTCCTTCTCTCCGCCATCGCCTCCGGCCAAGGCAAGACCACCGTCACCGCCGCCCTAGCCCGCAAGCTCGCGCGTGCCGGCCAGCGGGTGCGGGTGTTCAAGACCGGCCCCGATTTCATCGACCCGATGCTACTGGCTGCCGCCAGCGGTAGCTGCGTCGACGTGCTGGACCTGTGGATGTGCACCGAGGCGCAGTGCCACGCGCTGCTGGCCGAGGCGGCGCGGGAGTGCGACTACCTGCTGATCGAGGGCGTGATGGGGCTGTACGACGGCCAGCCGTCCAGCGCCGACCTCGCCCGCCACTTCGGCGTGCCGGTGCTGGCGGTACTGGACTGCTCGGCGATGGTCGGCACCGCGCTGGCCATCGCCCGCGGTCTGCGCGACCATGGCCAGCTGCCGTGGGCGGGGATGCTGGCCAACCGCGTCGCCAGCCCCGGCCACGCCGACATGATCCGCGCCTGCGGCACGGCAGAACTGCCGGTGGTCGGCCACCTGCCACGGCAGGCCGAGTCGCATCCCGAGCGCCACCTCGGCCTGCACCTACCGTCCGAGCTGCCCGATCTCGCCGCGCGGCTGGACGCGCTGGCCGACGCACTGCAGCTGGACGACGCGGTACTGGCGTCGCTGCCCGAATTTGCGCCAGCGCCGCAAACGCAGCCGGCATTGCCGCCGCTGCTGGCCGGCAAAACCATCGCCATCGCCCGCGACGCGGCGTTTGCCTTCCTCTACGCGGCCAACCTGCGCACGCTGACCGGCATGGGCGCGACGCTCGCCTTCTTCTCGCCGCTGGCCGACGAGGCCATTCCGGCCGGCGCCGACGCCGTCTGGCTGCCCGGCGGCTACCCGGAGCTGCACGCGGCGACGCTGGCTGGCAACCAGCGCTGGCAACACAGCGTGCAGGCCTTCGCGGCCAGCGGCAAACCGCTGTGGGCGGAGTGTGGCGGCATGATGGCGCTGACGGAAAGCCTCACCGACACCGACGGTCACAGCCACACTATGGCCGGCGTGCTGCCCGGCAGCGTGTGCATGGGCAAGAAACTGGCGGCGTTGGGTAGCCAGGGTTGGCCGCACGCCGCTGGCGAACTGCGCGGCCACACCTTCCACTACTCCAGCTTCGACACGCCGCTGGCGCCGCTGGCCCACTGCCAGCGCAAGGACGGCCGTGCCGGTGGTGAGGCGGTGTACCGCCACGGCAGCGTGCAGGCGTCGTACTTCCACGCCTACTTCGCCAGCAATCCGGCCGCCGCCGCCGCGCTGCTCCTGCCGCCATGCGGAGCAGCACCGTGCTGA
- the cobO gene encoding cob(I)yrinic acid a,c-diamide adenosyltransferase — MSHTEDHGRTERHNERMARKKEIMDAKIAAASENRGVFIVNCGNGKGKSSSGFGMVMRGLGHEMQVGVVQFIKGAMSTGEERFLRRFPDEVQFHAMGEGYTWNTQDRERDVARAGEAWEIARQMLQDPAIGLVLLDELNIALKYKYINVEQVLADIAARPPQQHVIVTGRGAPQAIIDAADTVTEMTLVKHAFAAGIAAQPGIEW; from the coding sequence ATGAGCCACACCGAAGACCACGGCCGCACCGAGCGCCACAACGAGCGCATGGCGCGCAAAAAAGAAATCATGGATGCCAAGATCGCCGCTGCCAGCGAAAATCGCGGCGTGTTCATCGTCAACTGCGGCAACGGCAAGGGCAAAAGCTCCAGCGGCTTCGGCATGGTGATGCGCGGCCTGGGCCACGAGATGCAGGTCGGCGTGGTGCAGTTCATCAAGGGCGCGATGTCCACCGGCGAAGAACGCTTCCTGCGCCGCTTCCCCGACGAGGTGCAGTTCCACGCCATGGGCGAGGGCTACACCTGGAACACCCAGGACCGCGAGCGCGACGTCGCCCGCGCCGGCGAAGCGTGGGAAATAGCGCGCCAGATGCTGCAGGACCCGGCCATCGGCCTGGTGCTGCTCGACGAGCTGAACATCGCGCTGAAGTACAAATACATCAACGTGGAACAGGTACTGGCCGACATCGCCGCCCGCCCGCCGCAGCAGCACGTGATCGTCACCGGCCGCGGTGCGCCGCAGGCCATCATCGACGCCGCCGACACCGTCACTGAAATGACGCTGGTGAAGCACGCCTTCGCCGCCGGCATCGCCGCCCAGCCCGGCATCGAGTGGTAA
- a CDS encoding ABC transporter ATP-binding protein, which translates to MLHCDQLTLRQGRRTLLQPLDWKVRAGECWWIAGRNGCGKSTLLATLAALRRADGGHIHLCGQPLPQLTPRQRAQRLALLPQASHDAFDYAVQDAVAAARFAWPDTGDQPQRVAAALDAFDLGRLATRPLQALSGGERQRVALASVMAQDAPLILLDEPSNSLDLAHQAALQQQIGRWRAQGKAVLLVSHDLQLAPACASHALLLDEHGTHRQYPLAELGAEHLAAVLGYPLTRLHHAGHPCFLPGHPS; encoded by the coding sequence ATGCTGCACTGTGACCAGCTCACCCTCCGCCAGGGGCGCCGCACGCTGCTGCAGCCACTGGATTGGAAAGTTCGCGCCGGCGAATGCTGGTGGATCGCCGGCCGCAACGGCTGCGGCAAGAGCACGCTGCTGGCCACGCTGGCGGCGCTGCGCCGCGCTGACGGCGGCCACATCCACCTCTGCGGCCAACCTTTGCCGCAGCTGACGCCGCGCCAGCGCGCGCAACGCCTCGCCCTGCTGCCGCAGGCCAGCCACGACGCCTTCGACTACGCGGTGCAGGATGCCGTCGCCGCCGCGCGCTTTGCCTGGCCGGACACCGGTGACCAGCCGCAGCGCGTCGCCGCAGCACTGGACGCCTTCGACCTCGGCCGCCTGGCGACGCGGCCGCTGCAGGCATTGTCCGGCGGCGAGCGCCAGCGCGTGGCGCTGGCCAGCGTGATGGCGCAGGACGCGCCGCTGATCCTGCTCGACGAGCCGTCCAATTCGCTCGATCTCGCGCACCAGGCCGCGCTGCAACAGCAGATCGGCCGCTGGCGCGCACAGGGCAAGGCGGTGCTGCTGGTCAGCCACGACCTGCAGCTGGCCCCGGCCTGCGCCAGCCACGCGCTGCTGCTCGACGAACACGGCACGCACCGCCAGTACCCGCTGGCCGAACTCGGCGCCGAGCACCTTGCCGCCGTGCTCGGCTATCCGCTAACCCGTCTCCACCACGCAGGCCACCCCTGCTTCTTACCCGGACACCCATCATGA
- a CDS encoding FecCD family ABC transporter permease, with amino-acid sequence MSHSLTLDRPLRGALRLPTLPLLTLLTLLSGGSLLLACSSGSISLGAGELWLAASGHGSQLADTLLSLRLERALTAWVTGGSLALAGVLMQSLLRNPLADPYVMGVSGGASVGALLALWLGLALWQVDSAAVAGALTLSALLFLLARRDFARSSGTVLLLLTGVLLSAACGALISLLLTIAPDAQLRGMVFWLVGDIAGTPLRPWPWLALLPAALLAWWQAPAINLLALHGDHALTLGVPVAMLRRLLLVLAAILTASAVSQGGSIGFVGLMVPHACRLLCGPDLRRLIPAAVLSGAALLVLADTLARTVVAPMQLPVGVLTALLGVPVLFWQLQRTRRRLA; translated from the coding sequence ATGTCCCACAGCCTGACGCTGGACCGCCCGCTGCGCGGTGCCCTGCGCTTACCCACCCTGCCCCTGTTGACGCTGCTGACACTGCTCAGTGGCGGCAGCCTGCTGCTGGCCTGCAGCAGCGGCTCCATCTCTTTGGGCGCCGGCGAGTTGTGGCTGGCCGCCAGCGGCCACGGCAGCCAGTTGGCCGACACCCTGCTCAGCCTGCGGCTGGAACGGGCGCTGACCGCCTGGGTCACCGGCGGCTCGCTGGCGCTGGCCGGCGTGCTGATGCAGTCGCTGCTGCGCAATCCGCTAGCCGATCCTTACGTAATGGGCGTCTCCGGCGGCGCCTCGGTCGGCGCCTTGCTGGCGTTGTGGCTGGGGCTGGCGCTGTGGCAGGTGGACAGCGCCGCGGTCGCCGGCGCGCTGACGCTGTCGGCGCTGCTGTTCCTGCTGGCGCGCCGCGATTTCGCACGCAGCAGCGGCACGGTGCTGCTGCTGCTCACCGGCGTGCTGCTGTCCGCCGCCTGCGGTGCGCTGATCTCGCTGCTGCTCACCATCGCACCGGACGCGCAATTGCGCGGCATGGTGTTCTGGCTGGTCGGCGACATCGCCGGCACGCCGCTGCGGCCGTGGCCGTGGCTGGCGCTGCTACCGGCCGCGCTCTTGGCGTGGTGGCAGGCGCCGGCGATCAACCTGCTGGCGCTGCACGGCGATCACGCGCTGACGCTGGGCGTGCCGGTGGCCATGTTGCGCCGCCTGCTGCTGGTGCTGGCAGCCATCCTCACCGCCAGTGCCGTCAGCCAGGGTGGCAGCATCGGCTTCGTCGGCCTGATGGTGCCGCACGCCTGCCGCCTGCTGTGCGGCCCGGACCTGCGCCGGCTGATCCCCGCCGCCGTGCTCAGCGGCGCCGCGCTGCTGGTGCTGGCCGACACCCTGGCGCGCACCGTCGTCGCGCCGATGCAGCTGCCGGTCGGCGTGCTGACCGCGCTCTTGGGCGTGCCGGTGCTGTTCTGGCAGCTGCAACGCACCCGCCGGAGGCTAGCCTGA
- a CDS encoding RBBP9/YdeN family alpha/beta hydrolase: MAHDFSGFDYIIQPGWNNSGPEHWQSHWQQTLAATRVANHDWQTPQLDDWLAALDAAVAAATQPVIVIAHSLGCATVAHYSARYGNKLAGALLVAPADVERASAPAALQPFAPLPELALPFPARVVASDSDPFSLPLRSARMAALWQSPLHWLRDAGHINVASGHKQWQDGFAQLAALVADIRQQARPRAAACA; this comes from the coding sequence ATGGCGCACGATTTTTCCGGTTTCGACTACATCATCCAGCCGGGCTGGAACAATTCCGGCCCCGAGCACTGGCAGAGCCACTGGCAGCAAACGTTGGCCGCAACGCGGGTGGCCAACCACGACTGGCAGACGCCGCAGCTGGACGACTGGCTGGCGGCGCTGGACGCGGCGGTGGCCGCCGCCACGCAGCCGGTGATCGTGATCGCGCACAGCCTCGGTTGCGCCACTGTGGCGCACTACTCGGCGCGCTACGGCAACAAGCTTGCCGGCGCGCTGCTGGTGGCGCCGGCTGACGTCGAGCGCGCCAGCGCCCCGGCCGCGCTACAGCCGTTCGCGCCGCTGCCGGAGCTGGCGCTGCCGTTCCCGGCGCGGGTGGTGGCCAGCGACAGCGACCCGTTCAGCCTGCCGCTGCGCAGCGCGCGGATGGCGGCGCTGTGGCAAAGCCCGCTGCACTGGCTGCGCGACGCCGGCCATATCAATGTCGCGTCCGGTCATAAGCAGTGGCAGGACGGCTTCGCCCAGCTGGCGGCGCTGGTGGCCGATATCCGCCAGCAAGCGCGGCCGCGCGCCGCGGCGTGCGCCTGA